A portion of the uncultured Draconibacterium sp. genome contains these proteins:
- a CDS encoding carbohydrate-binding family 9-like protein — protein MKNLSVKKIIATSPVSIDEAAVLLEKNTGIELIEVLNWEKAFPYKPGIQFRIAHTGNEIWLKFYVQEKNILAQETEINGDVYKDSTVEFFISIEGKNYYNFEFNCIGTPHVGYGPGRGNRTPILPEVLKQIDIKSSLGNEPFEEKSGDFSWEMMICIPTQCFAFDKIEKLNGLKATANFYKCGDATSDPHFVSWNPVNTENPDYHRPEFFGQILFED, from the coding sequence ATGAAGAACCTGAGTGTAAAAAAAATAATTGCAACCTCGCCAGTTTCTATCGATGAGGCAGCAGTACTTTTAGAGAAAAACACTGGCATTGAATTGATTGAGGTTTTAAACTGGGAAAAAGCCTTTCCTTATAAGCCGGGAATACAATTCAGAATTGCTCATACGGGCAACGAAATCTGGTTGAAATTTTACGTTCAGGAAAAAAATATTTTGGCGCAGGAAACCGAAATAAATGGCGATGTTTACAAAGACAGCACTGTTGAGTTCTTCATCTCAATTGAGGGTAAAAACTATTACAATTTTGAATTTAATTGTATTGGCACACCTCATGTTGGCTATGGCCCGGGGCGTGGAAATCGCACCCCAATTTTACCTGAAGTTTTAAAACAAATTGACATTAAATCGAGTCTTGGCAACGAACCATTCGAAGAAAAGTCGGGAGATTTTTCGTGGGAAATGATGATTTGTATTCCAACACAATGTTTTGCTTTTGATAAAATTGAAAAATTAAACGGTCTGAAAGCAACGGCCAATTTCTATAAATGTGGCGACGCAACTTCTGACCCTCACTTTGTAAGCTGGAATCCGGTTAATACTGAGAACCCGGATTATCATCGGCCGGAGTTTTTCGGACAAATTTTATTTGAAGACTAA
- a CDS encoding PadR family transcriptional regulator — protein sequence MTNNKTGQDFNIRWKSQIKKGLIEYMILLFLEKKTYYGYELIEMIRELSSIEIAEGTLYPLLNRLKKDGMLTFRWQELDSGIPRKYYTITNKGAEQIELMNAYFDLIDSSLLQIKNFKP from the coding sequence ATGACCAATAATAAAACAGGGCAAGATTTTAACATTCGTTGGAAGTCGCAAATAAAAAAAGGACTGATTGAGTATATGATTTTGCTTTTTCTTGAAAAGAAAACTTACTACGGCTACGAGCTCATTGAAATGATTCGCGAATTATCATCTATTGAAATTGCAGAAGGCACATTGTATCCGCTATTAAACCGCCTTAAAAAAGATGGGATGTTGACTTTTCGCTGGCAAGAACTAGATTCCGGAATTCCAAGAAAATATTACACCATAACTAACAAAGGAGCTGAACAGATTGAATTAATGAATGCCTATTTCGATTTAATCGACAGCTCATTGCTGCAAATAAAAAACTTTAAACCATAA
- a CDS encoding DUF169 domain-containing protein has protein sequence MNSKLIEALKLQMQPVAILLTDDKPEDGLHFKEGNMFGCVASMLVASSKKSRPAYFDRKTFGCPGGGVGLGFGNAYGQFPIECLLSTGNKEMAAMMGSNGGMMEEGERFYKNPEKAQKWVDSLPITEVPTKYVVFKPWETVTEEDEPEMLVFFVNADQLSALVVMADYNRGTNQSVTAPFGAACQSILFGLEEVKKENPRSIIGFFDISKRSIVERETLTFTVPFGMFKEMESHVDGSFLQMHMWEKIQERQ, from the coding sequence ATGAACAGCAAACTTATTGAAGCACTAAAACTGCAAATGCAACCGGTGGCCATACTATTGACTGACGATAAACCGGAAGACGGATTACATTTTAAAGAAGGAAATATGTTCGGTTGTGTTGCTTCGATGTTAGTAGCGTCGAGTAAAAAAAGCCGACCTGCCTATTTCGATCGAAAAACCTTTGGCTGTCCGGGTGGAGGTGTTGGCCTGGGATTTGGCAATGCCTACGGACAATTTCCAATCGAATGCCTTCTTTCTACCGGGAATAAGGAAATGGCAGCAATGATGGGAAGTAATGGCGGTATGATGGAAGAAGGTGAACGTTTTTACAAGAATCCGGAAAAGGCACAAAAATGGGTCGATTCGCTGCCGATTACCGAGGTGCCGACGAAATATGTGGTATTTAAACCCTGGGAAACGGTTACCGAAGAGGACGAGCCGGAGATGCTCGTGTTTTTTGTAAATGCCGATCAGTTATCTGCTCTGGTAGTTATGGCCGACTATAACCGCGGAACCAACCAAAGTGTAACAGCTCCTTTTGGTGCAGCCTGTCAATCCATACTTTTTGGGCTAGAAGAAGTGAAGAAAGAAAATCCACGCAGCATAATCGGTTTTTTTGATATTTCAAAACGTTCCATTGTCGAGAGAGAGACATTGACATTCACCGTTCCATTTGGCATGTTCAAAGAAATGGAAAGCCATGTAGACGGCAGTTTCCTGCAAATGCACATGTGGGAAAAAATTCAGGAGCGGCAGTAA
- the glpK gene encoding glycerol kinase GlpK, protein MNKYILAFDQGTTSSRAIVFDEHGAIKSLAQKEFEQIFPKPGWVEHDPNEIWSSQAAVAAEAITKIGINGKYIAAIGITNQRETTIVWDRETGDPVYNAIVWQDRRTAKYCDALKEKGHQELIRRKTGLVIDAYFSGTKVQWILNNVKGAREKANAGKLAFGTVDSWLIWKLTRGEKHVTDITNASRTLLYNINDCCWDKELLDLFEIPESMLPEVCASSEVVGHTKTTIFAHEIPIAGIAGDQQAALFGQQCLHPGMAKNTYGTGCFMLLNTGEKAIQSENNLVTTIAWKINGKVSYALEGSIFIAGAAVQWMRDQLGLINNAPEIEELALSVEDNGGVYFVPALTGLGAPHWDQYARGIVVGITRGTSNGHFARATIEGIAFQVMDVLKAMEADSGIDIKELRVDGGAAANNLLLQFQSETLQSPVIRPRQLETTALGAAYLAGLAVGYWKDINELQSQWEKDKTFTPEISKDVMDKSIRKWQKALSKAKEWIDEDDE, encoded by the coding sequence ATGAACAAATACATTCTTGCTTTTGACCAGGGCACAACAAGTTCGCGTGCCATTGTTTTCGATGAACATGGAGCAATAAAATCGCTTGCACAAAAAGAGTTTGAACAGATATTTCCGAAACCGGGTTGGGTGGAACACGACCCCAACGAAATTTGGTCGTCGCAAGCAGCAGTAGCAGCCGAGGCCATCACTAAAATAGGTATTAACGGAAAATATATTGCGGCAATTGGCATAACCAACCAACGCGAAACAACTATTGTTTGGGACCGTGAAACCGGCGATCCGGTATACAATGCAATTGTTTGGCAAGACCGCAGAACAGCCAAATATTGTGATGCCTTAAAAGAAAAAGGCCACCAGGAACTGATACGAAGAAAAACAGGCTTAGTAATTGATGCCTACTTCTCGGGAACAAAAGTGCAGTGGATTCTTAACAACGTAAAAGGAGCCAGGGAAAAAGCCAATGCAGGAAAACTCGCATTCGGAACTGTAGATTCGTGGTTAATTTGGAAACTTACCCGTGGCGAAAAACACGTTACAGATATTACTAATGCCAGTAGAACATTGCTTTACAATATAAACGATTGTTGCTGGGACAAAGAACTGCTTGATTTATTTGAAATTCCGGAAAGTATGCTTCCCGAGGTGTGTGCATCAAGCGAAGTCGTTGGACACACAAAAACAACCATATTTGCGCATGAAATACCAATTGCCGGCATTGCGGGCGATCAACAGGCGGCATTGTTTGGGCAGCAATGTTTGCATCCGGGCATGGCAAAAAACACTTACGGTACCGGGTGTTTTATGCTGTTAAACACCGGAGAAAAAGCAATTCAATCAGAAAATAACCTGGTAACTACCATAGCCTGGAAAATCAACGGAAAAGTATCGTATGCTCTTGAAGGGAGTATTTTTATTGCAGGTGCTGCGGTGCAGTGGATGCGCGATCAACTGGGATTAATAAACAATGCTCCTGAGATAGAAGAACTGGCATTATCGGTTGAAGATAATGGCGGCGTTTATTTTGTACCTGCATTAACCGGTTTGGGAGCACCACACTGGGACCAGTATGCGCGTGGAATTGTTGTTGGTATAACGCGAGGCACATCAAACGGGCACTTTGCCCGAGCCACTATCGAAGGGATTGCTTTTCAGGTGATGGACGTGCTAAAAGCCATGGAAGCCGACTCGGGAATCGATATAAAAGAACTGCGTGTTGATGGTGGAGCTGCCGCCAACAATCTTTTGTTGCAGTTTCAGTCAGAAACGCTGCAATCTCCGGTAATTCGTCCGCGGCAACTTGAAACCACAGCTTTGGGAGCTGCATATCTTGCCGGCCTGGCTGTTGGATACTGGAAAGATATTAACGAGCTTCAATCGCAATGGGAAAAGGATAAAACTTTCACTCCTGAAATTTCAAAAGACGTAATGGATAAATCGATTCGCAAATGGCAAAAAGCCTTGTCAAAAGCCAAAGAATGGATTGATGAAGATGACGAATAA
- a CDS encoding cold shock domain-containing protein codes for MGRSKETFGKKEVRKKQEKKRKEKAARRQARKESDTNSGLDDMIAYVDEFGNITDTPPDETQKEEINVEDIDVSVPKGGYGEAESKEKQGVVTFFNDQKGYGFIRNLANNQNIFVHINEVEGTIKEGNRVTYEEGQGPKGPAAMNVKLSD; via the coding sequence ATGGGAAGATCGAAAGAAACATTTGGTAAAAAAGAAGTACGAAAAAAACAGGAAAAAAAGAGAAAAGAAAAAGCTGCCAGGAGACAGGCAAGAAAAGAATCCGATACCAATTCGGGATTGGATGATATGATTGCATACGTTGATGAATTTGGTAACATTACCGATACTCCGCCAGACGAAACACAAAAAGAAGAAATTAACGTTGAAGATATTGATGTTAGTGTGCCAAAAGGTGGTTACGGCGAAGCAGAATCAAAAGAAAAACAAGGTGTAGTAACCTTTTTCAACGACCAGAAAGGTTATGGTTTTATTCGCAATCTGGCGAACAACCAAAATATTTTTGTTCATATAAACGAAGTAGAAGGCACCATTAAAGAAGGCAACCGCGTAACCTACGAAGAGGGTCAAGGACCAAAAGGACCGGCTGCAATGAATGTAAAACTGTCGGATTAA
- a CDS encoding biotin/lipoyl-containing protein — MKKEIKFSLLYRDMWQSSGKYVPKVEQLEKVAPAIIDMGCFDRVETNGGGFEQINLLFGENPNIANRRWTQPFNDAGIQTHMLERALNGIRMSPVPADVRKLMFKVKKLQGTDIARSFCGLNDPRNLENSIKFAKEGGMISQAALSLTISEVHTVEYYTNLANTLIEMGADEICVKDMAGIGRPAFIGKIIKNIKTAHPKTTVQYHGHSGPGFSMASILEAARAGVDYVDVAMEPLSWGTGHADVLAVQGMLKDAGYAVKEVNMKAYMEVRAMTQEFIDDFLGYYINPKNRHMNSLLIGSGLPGGMMGSLMADLGNNLESLNKWLTKRNKPTLTQDDLLIKLFEEVEYIWPKLGYPPLVTPFSQYVKNLALMNVLQVIKGRERWSMIADNIWDMIIGKSGKLPGELAPEIKELAKEKGKEFFTGVPQEQYPDNLDVYKKEMDDNGWDYGQDDEELFELAMHPEQYRAYKSGKAKADFEADLAEKKAAAEPKPEVVEVPAGAFEPKSMVIDVNGEKFKVGVSYDGAEAAPVAASSAAPAKEEAAPAVNGSVASEVIAPLEGKFMLTKDTSETALKVGDTVKEGDLVCYIESMKTYNAIVAESDGTVSAILKANGDSVDEDDVLIQLS, encoded by the coding sequence ATGAAGAAGGAGATCAAATTTAGCTTGCTGTATAGAGATATGTGGCAATCCTCAGGGAAATATGTTCCCAAAGTAGAACAACTGGAAAAAGTAGCACCCGCAATTATTGATATGGGATGTTTCGACAGGGTCGAGACTAACGGTGGTGGATTCGAGCAGATCAACCTTTTATTTGGCGAGAATCCAAACATTGCCAACCGCAGATGGACACAGCCATTTAACGATGCCGGTATTCAAACACACATGTTAGAGCGTGCTTTGAATGGTATTCGCATGAGCCCGGTGCCTGCCGACGTTCGTAAGCTGATGTTTAAAGTAAAGAAGCTACAAGGAACTGATATTGCACGTTCGTTCTGTGGATTGAACGATCCGCGCAACCTTGAAAACTCGATTAAGTTTGCCAAAGAAGGTGGAATGATTTCGCAGGCAGCGTTGAGTTTAACCATTTCGGAAGTGCACACGGTAGAATATTATACTAATCTGGCCAACACGCTAATTGAAATGGGTGCCGACGAGATTTGTGTAAAAGACATGGCCGGTATCGGTCGTCCAGCATTTATCGGAAAAATCATTAAGAACATAAAAACTGCACATCCTAAAACTACTGTTCAGTACCACGGTCACTCTGGTCCGGGTTTCTCAATGGCAAGTATTTTAGAGGCTGCACGCGCCGGAGTTGATTATGTTGATGTTGCTATGGAACCACTGTCGTGGGGTACAGGACACGCCGATGTACTGGCCGTTCAGGGTATGTTAAAAGATGCCGGTTATGCAGTAAAAGAGGTGAACATGAAAGCTTACATGGAAGTTCGCGCGATGACCCAGGAGTTTATCGACGATTTCCTGGGCTACTACATCAACCCTAAAAACCGTCACATGAACTCGTTGTTGATCGGTTCAGGTCTTCCGGGCGGAATGATGGGTAGTTTGATGGCCGACCTGGGGAACAACCTCGAGAGCCTGAACAAATGGCTTACAAAACGCAATAAACCAACCTTAACTCAGGACGATCTGTTGATTAAACTGTTTGAAGAGGTAGAATATATCTGGCCTAAATTAGGTTACCCACCGCTGGTAACTCCATTTAGTCAGTACGTTAAAAACCTGGCACTGATGAACGTGTTGCAGGTAATTAAAGGCCGCGAGCGCTGGAGTATGATCGCAGATAACATTTGGGATATGATCATCGGTAAATCAGGAAAACTTCCTGGAGAATTGGCTCCGGAAATTAAAGAGCTGGCCAAAGAAAAAGGAAAAGAATTCTTTACAGGTGTTCCGCAAGAGCAGTATCCTGATAACCTGGATGTTTACAAAAAAGAAATGGACGACAATGGTTGGGATTATGGTCAGGACGACGAAGAGTTGTTCGAGCTGGCTATGCACCCTGAGCAATACCGTGCTTACAAATCGGGTAAAGCAAAAGCCGATTTTGAAGCCGACCTTGCTGAGAAGAAAGCTGCTGCTGAGCCAAAACCTGAAGTAGTGGAAGTTCCTGCAGGCGCATTCGAGCCAAAATCGATGGTAATTGATGTAAACGGCGAGAAATTTAAAGTAGGCGTTAGTTACGACGGCGCTGAAGCTGCTCCGGTAGCTGCAAGTTCTGCTGCTCCGGCAAAAGAAGAAGCTGCACCGGCAGTTAACGGTAGCGTGGCATCGGAAGTTATTGCTCCTTTGGAAGGAAAATTCATGTTAACAAAAGATACATCGGAAACCGCGCTTAAAGTTGGCGACACCGTTAAAGAAGGCGATTTGGTTTGTTACATCGAATCGATGAAAACCTATAACGCTATTGTTGCTGAGAGCGATGGTACGGTAAGCGCCATTTTAAAAGCCAATGGCGACAGCGTGGATGAGGACGATGTTTTGATACAACTGTCATAA
- a CDS encoding sodium ion-translocating decarboxylase subunit beta, producing MDILSELFNMTALGEITYQTLIMWAISFVLLYLGIKKGYEPLLLIPIAFGVLLANFPGGQMGVVNPELIELEGHRYMNLFEIAHDYGIMNYLYYSLIKTGLLPPVIFMGVGVLTDFGPMLRNLKLALFGAAAQIGIFAILLGAIAVGFTPKEAASLGIIGGADGPTAIYTTIKLAPHLLGPIAIAAYSYMALVPVIIPLIAKLFISKKEFTINMKQMEKQYPSKYEIKNMKAAKIIFPIALGTLAAVLVPSSVPLLGMLLFGNLIKEVGSSTSRLADAAQGPIMNTATIFLGLTVGATMTAEVFLSAKTLGIVVGGFVAFAISIAGGIFAVKLVNTFSKKKINPLIGATGLSAVPMASRVANELALKYDKKNHILQYCMASNISGVIGSAVAAGVLISFLM from the coding sequence ATGGATATTTTATCAGAACTGTTTAACATGACCGCGCTTGGCGAGATCACCTATCAGACACTGATCATGTGGGCGATTTCGTTTGTGCTGCTTTATCTTGGGATAAAGAAAGGGTATGAGCCGCTGTTGCTTATACCGATAGCATTTGGTGTGTTGCTGGCCAACTTTCCGGGGGGACAAATGGGAGTTGTAAACCCCGAGTTGATTGAGCTGGAAGGACACCGCTATATGAACCTGTTTGAAATTGCGCACGATTACGGGATTATGAATTACCTGTATTATTCGCTGATTAAAACCGGCTTGCTGCCTCCTGTAATTTTTATGGGGGTTGGCGTGCTTACCGATTTTGGTCCGATGTTGCGTAACCTGAAACTGGCATTGTTTGGCGCCGCTGCACAGATTGGTATTTTCGCCATCTTGCTGGGAGCCATTGCTGTTGGTTTTACGCCTAAAGAAGCTGCATCGCTGGGTATTATTGGTGGTGCCGATGGCCCAACCGCTATTTACACTACCATTAAACTGGCTCCGCACCTGCTTGGCCCTATTGCTATTGCTGCATATTCGTACATGGCCTTGGTACCTGTAATTATTCCACTTATAGCAAAGTTGTTTATCTCTAAAAAGGAGTTTACAATCAACATGAAACAAATGGAAAAACAGTACCCGTCTAAATATGAGATCAAGAACATGAAAGCTGCCAAAATTATTTTCCCTATTGCTTTGGGAACACTGGCTGCTGTTCTGGTTCCGTCGTCGGTGCCGCTGTTGGGAATGTTGTTGTTTGGTAACCTGATAAAGGAAGTTGGTTCGTCGACAAGCCGTTTGGCCGATGCCGCGCAAGGACCAATTATGAACACCGCAACCATTTTTCTTGGGCTTACTGTTGGAGCAACTATGACTGCTGAGGTTTTCCTTTCTGCAAAAACACTGGGTATTGTAGTAGGAGGTTTTGTGGCCTTCGCTATATCGATTGCCGGTGGTATTTTTGCGGTAAAACTGGTAAATACTTTCAGCAAGAAAAAGATCAATCCGCTTATTGGTGCAACCGGACTGAGTGCCGTGCCAATGGCATCGCGTGTGGCTAACGAGCTGGCACTGAAATACGACAAAAAGAACCACATTTTACAGTACTGTATGGCCAGTAACATTTCGGGTGTAATTGGCTCGGCAGTTGCTGCGGGTGTTCTTATTTCGTTCTTAATGTAG
- a CDS encoding NYN domain-containing protein produces the protein MAKDLKLAVLIDGDNIPSAYVKEMMEEIAKYGNPTIKRIYGDWTRPGLNKWKNLLLDNAINPIQQYGYTIGKNATDSAMIIDAMDILYSEKVDGFCLVSSDSDFTRLATRLREAGMHVIGIGEKKTPEPFIVSCDRFIYIEILKSRSKENESSTAGKTGKKGGVDKVTPKVIRLISKTISDLADEDGWAFLGDVGSLLQKKQPNFDSRNYGFEKLTPLIDSTGKFEIDQRESQGKYKLMYVRNKKR, from the coding sequence ATGGCAAAAGATTTAAAGTTAGCGGTACTTATTGATGGCGATAATATTCCATCGGCATACGTAAAAGAGATGATGGAAGAAATTGCCAAATACGGTAATCCTACCATTAAACGCATTTATGGCGACTGGACCAGACCCGGCTTAAATAAATGGAAGAATCTGTTGCTCGACAATGCCATTAATCCTATCCAGCAATACGGATACACCATTGGCAAAAACGCCACCGATTCAGCCATGATTATTGATGCCATGGATATTCTTTACAGCGAAAAGGTAGATGGATTTTGTTTGGTGTCGAGCGACAGCGATTTTACCCGCCTGGCCACCCGTTTACGCGAAGCAGGAATGCACGTTATTGGTATTGGCGAGAAAAAAACTCCCGAACCATTTATTGTTTCGTGCGACCGTTTTATTTATATAGAAATTTTAAAAAGCCGCTCGAAAGAAAACGAAAGTTCTACTGCAGGAAAAACGGGTAAAAAAGGAGGTGTTGATAAGGTTACACCAAAAGTTATCCGTTTAATATCGAAAACAATATCGGACCTGGCCGATGAAGACGGCTGGGCTTTCTTAGGCGATGTAGGTAGTTTGCTGCAAAAGAAACAACCTAATTTCGACTCCAGAAACTACGGCTTCGAAAAACTTACCCCACTGATTGACTCCACCGGAAAATTTGAAATTGACCAGCGCGAAAGCCAGGGAAAATACAAATTGATGTACGTTCGGAATAAAAAGCGGTAA
- a CDS encoding OadG family protein, which translates to MNEALKLMLTGMSTVFFILIMVVVLGNLIIRITNRFAVATVESPTAAKPVQSQISASKLAAMVSAVEITTKGKGRITSVEKM; encoded by the coding sequence ATGAACGAAGCTTTAAAATTAATGCTAACGGGCATGAGTACCGTATTTTTTATCCTCATCATGGTAGTGGTTTTAGGTAACCTCATCATCCGAATAACCAACCGTTTTGCAGTTGCAACAGTAGAAAGCCCAACAGCTGCAAAGCCTGTACAGAGCCAGATTAGCGCATCGAAGCTGGCTGCTATGGTTTCGGCTGTTGAAATTACTACTAAAGGAAAAGGCAGAATTACATCGGTAGAAAAAATGTGA
- a CDS encoding DEAD/DEAH box helicase, whose protein sequence is MDQFEFIIALTEHRYLGLVFQPFLIEKKERFYTVVRLVKPHDLNDPEYTFKPYEKELVLLIEKYSDEVLTRKFSRAGSVSDFFASLRPGYFEKQVTPFIEKCMMEVCSILMLSPVRLFRKEAKYSNLYDEDELKVPPFFARPEFEFERTESQTRYKLHIFLDENEMLLSARSVEVVTNDPCLLIYRDQLVAFEKLNAKKLMPFFEKDYVTVPNTIEDKYYNGFVLNTVRDYDVKAKGFEVVQASTGKKAVLSLENNLQYRPCLVLNFEYGDENFLPDSAREIAVSVKKQNNSFIYYKTTRDFKWEKTILKTIKKTGLVEDNGSYTLKGVSLLEPQNALYFFVNRLNDKKPDLEEKGIVVKQQQLEKKFYTGSQKLELKTQTKGDWFDVYAVVKFGEFSIPFIQLKKYILNDIREFELPNGEVAVLPEEWFARYKGLLPFGKQQGEHIKFEKHHFTLLQNSIQEVDKEVKQKYEKLVNAEKESPVLPSNLKAKLRNYQEEGFNWMYGLYRNGLGGCLADDMGLGKTLQTLTLLLKLKRLKQEIKIHDPVDSNGQRDLFADETKSETVVQPASLIVVPTSLVHNWSNEIRKFTPALKVYQHVGTQRKKAEELGKVASYYDIIITTYGTVRNDIDKLRGTEFFYLILDESQSIKNSSSKTYKAVMDIKVRYKLVITGTPIENSLSDLWSQMNFLNPGMLGNLAFFRRTFITPIEKHANEEQMDKLQLMIRPFVLRRKKVEVAKDLPPLMEEVRVCPMVGEQQKLYEQEKSVIRNTILSTIEKEGLKKSQFVVLQGLTKLRQLANHPSLVDDDASERSGKFDEIFRMLSNLVAEKHKVLVFSSFVTHLELLESKIEEEKWKYSKLTGQTTKREKVIKAFQEDEENRIFLISLKAGGVGLNLTEADYVFIIDPWWNPAAENQAINRAHRIGQDKHVFVYRFITENSIEEKIQKLKDRKSSLADKFINSNNPFEQVTQEEIVELFN, encoded by the coding sequence ATGGACCAATTTGAATTTATAATAGCTTTAACCGAGCACCGTTATTTGGGGCTGGTTTTTCAGCCTTTTTTAATTGAAAAGAAAGAGCGGTTTTACACAGTAGTCCGACTTGTAAAACCACACGATTTGAATGACCCGGAATATACGTTTAAACCCTACGAGAAAGAACTGGTTCTGTTAATTGAAAAATACAGCGATGAGGTTTTAACCAGGAAATTTTCGCGTGCAGGTAGTGTGTCCGATTTTTTTGCGTCGTTACGACCCGGTTATTTCGAAAAACAAGTAACACCTTTTATCGAAAAATGTATGATGGAGGTGTGTTCCATATTAATGCTCAGTCCTGTGCGTTTATTCCGAAAAGAGGCAAAATATTCGAACCTTTACGATGAAGATGAACTAAAAGTTCCGCCGTTTTTTGCCCGGCCTGAATTTGAGTTTGAGCGCACCGAAAGCCAAACCCGATATAAACTACATATTTTTTTGGATGAAAATGAGATGCTTTTATCAGCGCGATCGGTTGAAGTGGTAACCAACGACCCGTGTTTGTTGATCTACCGCGACCAGTTGGTGGCATTTGAAAAGCTGAATGCCAAAAAACTGATGCCTTTTTTTGAGAAAGATTATGTTACGGTGCCCAATACAATTGAAGACAAGTATTACAATGGTTTTGTATTGAACACTGTTCGTGATTACGATGTGAAAGCGAAAGGGTTTGAGGTTGTTCAGGCTTCAACAGGGAAAAAGGCAGTGTTGTCGCTCGAAAATAATTTGCAGTACCGGCCGTGTTTAGTGCTGAATTTTGAATATGGAGATGAGAATTTTCTACCTGATTCGGCCCGCGAAATTGCAGTCAGTGTCAAAAAACAAAACAACTCGTTTATTTATTACAAAACAACGCGCGACTTTAAGTGGGAGAAAACGATTTTAAAAACCATTAAAAAGACCGGGTTGGTAGAAGATAACGGATCGTATACTTTAAAAGGAGTTTCGCTTCTGGAACCACAGAATGCCCTATACTTTTTTGTTAACCGGTTAAACGATAAAAAGCCTGACTTGGAAGAAAAGGGCATTGTGGTAAAGCAACAGCAACTGGAAAAGAAGTTTTATACCGGCAGCCAAAAACTGGAATTAAAAACGCAAACAAAAGGTGATTGGTTTGATGTTTATGCAGTAGTTAAGTTCGGCGAATTCAGCATCCCTTTTATTCAGCTAAAAAAATACATTTTAAACGACATTCGCGAGTTTGAGCTTCCAAATGGTGAAGTTGCTGTATTGCCCGAAGAATGGTTTGCCCGTTACAAGGGACTTTTGCCTTTTGGTAAACAACAGGGCGAACACATTAAATTTGAAAAACACCATTTTACCTTGCTGCAAAATTCCATTCAGGAAGTTGATAAGGAGGTAAAACAAAAATACGAGAAGCTGGTAAATGCCGAAAAAGAAAGCCCGGTGTTGCCTTCTAACTTAAAAGCTAAACTGCGAAATTACCAGGAAGAAGGTTTTAACTGGATGTATGGTTTGTACCGTAACGGTTTGGGCGGTTGCCTGGCCGACGATATGGGCTTAGGAAAAACCTTGCAGACTCTTACGCTTTTGTTGAAATTAAAACGTTTGAAACAGGAAATAAAAATTCACGATCCGGTTGATTCAAATGGGCAGCGCGATCTTTTTGCCGACGAAACAAAATCGGAAACGGTTGTACAACCGGCCAGTTTAATTGTTGTTCCAACATCGCTGGTGCACAACTGGAGTAATGAAATTAGGAAATTTACACCGGCACTAAAAGTGTATCAGCATGTGGGAACGCAGCGCAAAAAAGCTGAAGAACTGGGGAAAGTTGCCTCGTACTACGACATTATCATTACCACCTACGGAACGGTTCGTAACGATATTGACAAGTTGCGGGGCACTGAATTCTTTTACCTGATTTTGGATGAAAGCCAGTCGATAAAAAATTCCAGCTCGAAAACCTACAAAGCGGTAATGGATATTAAAGTGCGCTACAAACTGGTAATTACCGGAACGCCCATTGAAAATTCGCTGTCGGATTTGTGGTCGCAAATGAATTTCCTGAATCCCGGAATGTTGGGGAACCTGGCATTTTTCCGTCGTACATTTATTACACCCATTGAAAAGCATGCCAACGAGGAGCAAATGGACAAACTGCAACTGATGATTCGTCCGTTTGTTTTGCGCCGTAAAAAAGTGGAGGTAGCTAAAGATCTTCCTCCGCTGATGGAAGAAGTGCGTGTTTGCCCGATGGTTGGCGAGCAACAAAAACTATACGAGCAAGAGAAATCGGTAATCCGAAATACCATTTTATCAACCATTGAGAAGGAGGGACTAAAAAAATCGCAGTTTGTGGTTTTGCAGGGCCTCACCAAATTACGTCAGTTGGCTAATCATCCATCGTTGGTTGATGATGATGCGTCAGAACGATCGGGTAAATTCGATGAGATCTTCCGGATGTTAAGCAACCTTGTTGCCGAGAAACATAAAGTACTGGTGTTTTCTTCGTTTGTAACTCACCTTGAATTATTGGAAAGCAAAATCGAGGAAGAAAAGTGGAAATACAGCAAATTAACCGGGCAAACCACAAAACGCGAAAAAGTAATTAAAGCTTTTCAGGAAGATGAGGAGAACCGCATATTTCTGATTTCGTTAAAAGCCGGTGGAGTAGGGCTTAACCTTACCGAGGCCGACTATGTTTTTATTATTGATCCGTGGTGGAATCCGGCAGCCGAAAACCAGGCTATCAATCGTGCTCACCGCATTGGGCAAGATAAGCATGTTTTTGTGTATCGTTTTATTACCGAGAATTCGATTGAGGAGAAAATACAAAAACTGAAAGACCGAAAAAGCTCGCTGGCCGATAAGTTTATCAATTCCAACAACCCGTTTGAGCAGGTTACGCAGGAGGAAATTGTGGAGTTGTTTAATTAG